The following coding sequences are from one Leptospira stimsonii window:
- a CDS encoding DUF2721 domain-containing protein, giving the protein MITPAVMITACASLIFSTANRLGRIFDRVNLLKAEVEGVLAGKLTYPSERMENLKVQLKIQRIRAVLIQRSMAFLYTATSLFVLSSLGFAFSRALFPDFSWFATLMALFGGVSLFIASIFLLYESRYNLKFIKGLIDLTEFLGSKIPDSNSNP; this is encoded by the coding sequence ATGATCACGCCCGCAGTGATGATCACCGCCTGTGCCAGTCTTATTTTTTCAACCGCGAATCGTTTGGGTCGAATTTTTGACCGAGTCAATCTTCTCAAGGCGGAAGTGGAAGGAGTTCTTGCGGGGAAGCTGACCTATCCATCGGAAAGAATGGAAAATCTCAAAGTTCAGCTTAAAATTCAAAGAATCCGCGCCGTCCTGATCCAAAGATCGATGGCATTTCTTTATACCGCCACTTCTCTTTTTGTTCTTTCTAGCTTAGGGTTTGCGTTCTCCCGGGCTTTATTTCCTGATTTTTCATGGTTTGCGACTCTGATGGCTCTTTTCGGCGGTGTTTCTCTCTTTATTGCGAGCATTTTTCTGCTCTATGAAAGTCGATATAATTTAAAATTTATCAAGGGATTGATCGATCTCACAGAGTTTTTAGGCAGTAAAATTCCGGATTCGAATTCCAATCCATAA